A stretch of the Haladaptatus sp. R4 genome encodes the following:
- a CDS encoding SWIM zinc finger family protein encodes MACTCPHHVHRNAFCKHMAAVENATDDGTLDAFPSEDEDEAEPDNCDCDGLGGFPCWPCVQTGRKKLPN; translated from the coding sequence ATGGCCTGTACCTGCCCGCATCACGTCCACCGCAACGCCTTTTGCAAACACATGGCCGCCGTCGAAAATGCAACCGACGACGGCACGCTCGACGCATTCCCGTCTGAGGACGAAGACGAAGCCGAACCAGACAACTGTGACTGCGACGGCCTCGGTGGCTTCCCGTGCTGGCCGTGCGTACAAACAGGACGGAAGAAACTGCCGAACTAA
- a CDS encoding PIN domain-containing protein produces the protein MSSQSPGALLDTSFLIDYTDRTPETKAFLTEYKGERNEPISIPTLVLYEMYRGRLHSDGPADIPDLDYKLRWANTVGFDRYSALEAAEIESELASQGELINGADILIAGIARRKEMLLVTADGDFSNVKSLDVFDVREDSVDSL, from the coding sequence ATGAGTAGTCAGTCACCTGGTGCACTCCTCGATACCAGCTTTCTGATCGACTATACGGACCGAACGCCCGAAACGAAAGCGTTTCTCACCGAGTACAAAGGCGAACGCAACGAACCCATTTCGATTCCCACGCTTGTCCTCTACGAAATGTATCGAGGCCGGTTGCATAGCGACGGCCCAGCCGATATTCCTGACCTCGATTACAAACTTCGGTGGGCAAATACCGTTGGTTTTGATCGGTATTCTGCGCTCGAAGCAGCGGAGATCGAATCAGAACTGGCGTCACAAGGCGAGCTCATCAACGGGGCAGACATCCTGATCGCCGGAATCGCCCGTCGGAAGGAAATGCTCCTTGTCACGGCCGATGGGGACTTTTCGAACGTTAAGAGCCTTGATGTCTTCGACGTTCGCGAAGACTCAGTAGACAGTCTGTAA
- a CDS encoding type II toxin-antitoxin system VapC family toxin: MDLLQTIRRSESFNILPVGEGVFAAAYDEFERYDDQQISFVDHTSAVLAREYEIDHVFAFDRDFTTLGLTRVPTDIQFPE, from the coding sequence GTGGATCTGCTTCAGACGATTCGGCGTTCGGAGAGTTTCAATATTCTTCCCGTTGGAGAGGGTGTATTTGCCGCAGCGTATGATGAATTCGAGCGCTATGACGACCAGCAGATTTCGTTTGTTGATCACACGAGTGCGGTGCTTGCTCGTGAATATGAGATCGACCATGTCTTTGCCTTTGATCGGGATTTCACGACGCTCGGACTCACTCGGGTACCTACGGATATCCAGTTCCCGGAGTGA
- a CDS encoding transcriptional regulator TrmB: MSTDDRISTTPNHEETFNDLLTYAELLNTPQLARLYIYILQNGPVAIETIKTDLDMAHSTTYKYIGQLEEMGVLSRHDDETPAMVTVEPIRLQIETEHGNVTATPTLIDAIGRQHDTEDIRVFVERQGIAKLAAALHYTLRVMNGELTQRTGASKLGVHPVEGMTVFTALQDVVEEATNYDPYLERAE, from the coding sequence ATGTCAACGGACGACCGAATCTCGACAACCCCCAACCACGAGGAAACGTTCAACGACCTTCTCACCTACGCTGAACTCCTGAACACACCTCAACTTGCCCGCCTCTACATCTACATTCTCCAGAATGGGCCAGTCGCAATCGAGACGATCAAAACGGATCTCGATATGGCCCACTCGACGACCTACAAATATATCGGGCAACTCGAGGAGATGGGTGTGCTGTCCCGCCACGACGATGAGACACCAGCAATGGTCACCGTCGAACCGATTCGTCTCCAAATCGAGACCGAGCATGGCAACGTGACTGCAACACCAACCCTCATCGACGCGATTGGCCGCCAGCACGATACAGAGGACATCCGCGTCTTCGTCGAGCGACAGGGAATCGCGAAACTGGCCGCGGCGCTCCACTACACGCTCCGGGTCATGAATGGTGAACTCACACAACGGACTGGGGCATCCAAACTTGGTGTTCATCCCGTTGAGGGAATGACCGTTTTCACTGCGTTACAGGACGTCGTCGAGGAGGCGACTAACTACGATCCCTATCTGGAGCGAGCCGAATAA